Below is a window of Pochonia chlamydosporia 170 chromosome 7, whole genome shotgun sequence DNA.
TCGAAGACATCCCTCACACATCATACACCTCCGCCAAGGACTCCAAGCCCTCATACATCAACGACTTGGCTGCTCCGGACGGCGAATCCTTCCCCGCAAGCTTCCTGTCCGCTGACGACATTGACAACTACATTCACGATGTCGACAGCGCAATAGATCCAGACACTCACATCCCCACGCTTGCACCGCGTGCCCatcccaccaccaaccccatcCAGCACGCACTGCTAAAGAACCCAACAAGCGTGACCAACTGGCTGCGCAAGCACGCGCCGAAAATCTTCCTCCAAGACGGAGAAGCTCACGACGGCGATGACGAGGGCCAAACGGGCCATCATACAGGCGGCCGTAAGACGCGCGGCAGTAGAGGCGAACGAGGCGGCGGTCGTGGTCGCGGCAAGCGAGGCAGCCTTGCATCCAGAATGGCTGACCGGGAGCGGGAACGTGATCGTGACCGTGGCGACTGGGATGCCAGTATGGATGAGGATCCTGATTTTGGTACACCCGTGGGAAGAGGGAAGCGCAAGAGAGTGGACGACCCAGGCTACAGACCCGGCGGGTCTCTTGGTCGTCcagtgaagaagaagagaaagagcgATGTGGACGGCACACCAGCCGCCCGGAAGTCCAAGAAGGAATCTGGTACACCAAGGGGCGACTAGTTACGTTCGTATGGGAATTCAGGGCGTTGCGTTGAAGGGATATATGGCGTTTGGTAATGTAAGGATAATACGCGAGGGTTATTGGGGGGAAAACGACCTTTTTTTGTTAGAGAACATGGCTACTGGgtagaaggaggtgatggtgttgatgcttATTTCATGCGTGTATACTAGATTTATTTACGGGCATTCTGTTCACGCGTGCTACAAATTTCCTGTCTTGACTGATAATAGATGTGTGTTCCAGATACGCGTGCTTCTAGACTTGGCTAATTTGATATGCGAAGCCTATCCAAACTCATTCCCAGAAATAGTAGGCTTCATGGCATATTGGTCATGATTTGCTATACATCGTATCTACATGCTACTAGATCAGACAACCGTCTTTACTCCCGTTACATGTGCCAGTTCTACCTGTATGCTATATATGGAATCCCAAAACCTGGGTTTGCGCGGAAATATTCCTCCTGTAATGCTAAATGTATATATACGCCTTATATAACGGGAATCAAGAAAGGCGCAGGGTATTCATTCCACCGCTTCTCCACGTTTAATGTCTGTCGTTTCCGTGTGCCATTGcacttttcttttctgttaCTTGCATCCTGGGAGGGTTTTTACAACTTCTCCTTCAGAATGTTCTTCATGCGGCGCTCAACGGCATTGAGGTACTCGTTGGTGGTGACGTAGTCGGAGCGCTCGTTCTTGCCACAAGCCAGGGCCAAATCCTTGGTCATGATGCCGTCCTTGTCGACGGTGTCGATGCAGGCTTGCTCGAGGCTCTCGGCGAAGGCGACCAGCTCGGGGGTGTCATCGAGCTTGCCGCGCTGGACGAGACCGCGGGTCCAGGCGAAGATGGAGGCAATGGGGTTGGTGGAGGTTTCATTGCCCTTCTGGTGCTCGCGGTAGTGGCGGGTCACGGTGCCGTGGGCGGCTTCAGATTCGAATGTCTTGCCGTCAGGGGTGATGAGGACGGAGGTCATGAGGCCGAGAGAGCCGAAGCCCTGGGCGACAATGTCTGACTGGACGTCACCGTCGTAGTCTGGGTATTTGTTAGCACCTGAGTTTCCTTGCTGGGGCTGGACTTAGAATGGAGGCTGAGACTCACTCTTCAGAGCCATGATGTAGCCACCCTTGCTCTTGACCATCTGGGCAACCATGTCGTCGATAAGACGGTGCTCGTACCAgatcttcttggcctcgAATTGTTTCTTGTACTGGGTGTCGTAGAGCTCCTGGAAGATGTCCTTGAATCGACCATCGTACTTCTTAAGGATGGTGTTCTTGGTGCTCATGTACAGAGGCAGACccttgtcaatggccagcttgaaAGAAGCGTGGGCGAAACCAGTGATGGACTCGTCAGTGTTGTACTGGGTCTGggcaacgccgccgccgttcTTGAACTGGAAGACTTCAATCTCCTGGGGCTCGCCACCCTCGGGGGTGAAAACCATGGAGAGCTTGCCGGGCCCGGGGGCAACAAGATCTTTGGCACGGTACTGGTCACCAAAGGCATGACGAccaatgatgatgggcttctCCCAGCCGGGAACCAGACGGGGGATGCGAGGAATGACAATGGGCTCACGGAAGACAGTGCCGCCCAGAGCGTTTCGGATGGTGCCGTTGGGGGACAGCCACACTGTTGCACAGGCCTCGTGTTAGCGGGATTGCATCAGTTTGTAAGCATCGGGTGGTCAATGCAAAAGTCTCAGTGACAGTTACGTACTCTGCTTCAGCTTAAACTCCTCAACTCGAGCCTCGTCGGGTGTGATGGTGGCACACTTGACGCCGACAGAGTACTTCTTGATAGCCTCGGCTGCATCAATGGTGACCTGGTCGTTGGTCTCGTCACGGTATTCCAAACCCAGATCATAATACTTGAGGTCGATATCAAGGTAAGGATAGATGAACTTGTCCTTGATAGTCTGCCAGATAATGCGGGTCATCTCATCACCGTCGAGTTCCACAACCGGAttcttgaccttgatctTTCGTGCGGCAGCCATATTGCGTGCTGAGATGGAGAAAGTGCGGACGGCACCAAAGGACGGAGCAAATCGGGATGGAGAAGCGCGAACAGATGCAATTGGCACGCGGCGAAGGGGTAGGGACGAAGAGAAAAGTCTGGCGGCAGAGTTCATGgtgaaggaagaaaaagaaacgcGGCTCCAAAGAAAACGAAGAGGGCGAGTCAATTAATTGATGCACGCTATTCCGACAAACCAGACGGCGGAACGCGGGGCTTTTCGTCGGGATGGGATCGAATTCGCAAGGGTTTGGAGAGGGTAGTCTCGGTTCGGAGCAGTATGAGTGTGGGGGAACCCGCGGGGGAGCGGCTGCTTCGGCGGCTACGCGGGTTGCGCTTTCCTCAGGATAAAGGCTTATGCCGAGGCCTGCAGGGCGGAAGGAGCCAGTGGACGGATCGCGTTATTAATGGGAAGGTGCGCTGTTCTGTCTGTTCAAAAGGGAAAAGCAGGGCTCGTCAGCAGGTGGCACAAAAGGAGAAAAATAAAGGGCAAGATTCGAATCGATCGCGAGAAGAAAAGTTTCAAAGTTTATACGGAGCAGACTCCAAGCTTTTTTGTTGTCGTGTCCTGTCCTGACCCAAGCTAAGGAAATTGTCTGGTCTCCTCCCTCGACTCGCCCAGCGCACTTTTTCCGCGCGTGACTGACGTGTGTGGCAGCCAACCTCCAAATTGTGCCTGAAATGACGTACCTGAGCAAAAAAGATGCTTGAGCCGCAGCGGAGCAAGAcagcagcaaccagactgACAGAGAGGCAATTGCGTCGCGAAATCGAAGGGGTTCGTTGAGTTAAGTTCTTCGAGGGCTTGTGGAATGGGGTAGATGCTGATTTTAGGCGCAAATTCAAATCGAGTCACTCAGCAGCTCCGCGCGGTGAGATAATTATCTGGCCCTGCCTCGTCTAGCCAAGCTCGCAGACTGGCCAGCCTGGTTTCATCACCACTCGCCTCCAAACAACAAActagcaccagacagcccTTGTCACCTCGGACGGCGGTCTCGGCGCCGCAGCCAGGCCGAAGTGTGGGCTCGGTGACCGGGGCTGGGCAAGGTCTGTGTGTGCGTGCcaagctcaagtgcttgaGTGCTGTCTTCAGCCATGCCGCAGACTTGCCCAATTGATGCCACCACATTGACGGCGGCTGGGACGCTGCGAGTGTTGCTGCAAAGGCTGCAACAAATGCTACAACAGATCCAACAGCTAACCCAGCGCCATACTGCTGGGCGTGACCCTGGAGACGCCATCGTCGGTCTTCTTGTCATGGGTTCGGTTGCTGCAGTTGGTGCGAATGACTGATGCTCACACAATTTGCCCCACCAAAAGTTGAGGCGGCCACCGGGCAATTGGCTCAGTACCATCCATCCCGTccgccatccatgtcttggatgttGTCGCGCATTGTTACACCTGAACGGGTGGTGTGATTTGATTCAGCAGTCTCGGGGGGAGCATAAACAAAAGGTTGCATGAGGGGTACATGCATCCTTCAATGCCAGCTGCCGTAACAGGTATTACAGCAGATCCAATTCGTCTACATCGATGCGGAGAAAGGTGAACTAAAGGCATTATCGTGTCTCGTGCTTCGTGGTCTCCAACGGACACGGGTCACGGCCAAGCAATTTTCCGTTCAACATTCAAACCGCCTCAAGCGACGAGAGGCGTTTTCGATGACAACTCATCGCCATGGCATTCCAACATGTAGGACTCTACGGTAGTACCTCCGTGGTTACGACCGTACCGCCGAAGCCACTAGCTGAATTGCAGTCATAAAGGTATACCAGAAGTTCGACTTGCGAGGACCAACCCGCCAACTCAACTCCATTCCTACTGTAGGGTAGCACTTCTATTTGCCTAAGATGGAGGATTGGTAAGTAGATGCTTCGTTTGTGGCTTAACCGcaattgaaaaaaaaaaccactATTTAGCATTGCATGTAGTGTAGCTGCATCTTCACATGCCCGTATCGACTGAAAGTGCCGCTAACAAGGAGAATGAGATATATAGTACAGCCACTGCAGAACCTCTATGGAGCTCGACGGTCCACCAGGCTTGGTGATTCCCAGATGATATCCACCAAGAAACTCCGATATCGCAATAAAAAGTATAAAATGATGCCCTTGAACAATTAAAATTCAAACGACTGTTTTGGCAATCTCTTATCTTGACGTTGCGCACATCGCCGAACACCATCAGCATGTGTCATAAACCCGCCTTAATACCGCTGGACGTCAGAGTCCACAACAGCCGGGACAGTAGAGCACAGTGTGTGCTCGGATTCTCACCATGAAATCAGAGAGAAAGGCGTTATTCGTCGTTGGAGGACGGCATATGAGACATGAGACGCCAGATTAGTTCTGAGCACAGTTACAGTGACAGCGGTATCATATTCATAAGAACATACCAGTGCTACATTCCAGTGAGCACACGACACTTCTTTTGAGACGCGGGGAAGCATCTGCACAGTCATGACTTATACGAATAGAGTATATCATAGCTTGATTAGCCAGGAGTACAGAACTCTTCCATGTTGCATCTATCATGACGTTTGGAAGGATTGGCTTTGAAGATGCTGCCTACATTGGTTATCCATGTTTCCCTGATGCACCTGGCACTGGCCGCTTCTAACATCCAACATCCTTCCCCTGACGACGGTCATACACGGCCAAATATTTCTTTCAAATACTTCGTTGAAGCCGTAACATCTCTACTTGGAGGTGACGGGGCGACTCCATCTCCTCTTGGCTACCTACAAG
It encodes the following:
- a CDS encoding IEC3 subunit of the ino80 complex, chromatin re-modelling domain-containing protein, with the translated sequence MDGSPVKAEESADHRKSGYKSWKKKYRKMRIVFDHKMQEGEDLHKQEDKASATVKRIAVENDRLLDLLLDINNSPQIPLDKRVDVSLKPSAAAKVTLPLDAKHTTQKEQAIKKLEELLEDIPHTSYTSAKDSKPSYINDLAAPDGESFPASFLSADDIDNYIHDVDSAIDPDTHIPTLAPRAHPTTNPIQHALLKNPTSVTNWLRKHAPKIFLQDGEAHDGDDEGQTGHHTGGRKTRGSRGERGGGRGRGKRGSLASRMADRERERDRDRGDWDASMDEDPDFGTPVGRGKRKRVDDPGYRPGGSLGRPVKKKRKSDVDGTPAARKSKKESGTPRGD
- a CDS encoding isocitrate dehydrogenase, mitochondrial precursor (similar to Aspergillus terreus NIH2624 XP_001208968.1) is translated as MNSAARLFSSSLPLRRVPIASVRASPSRFAPSFGAVRTFSISARNMAAARKIKVKNPVVELDGDEMTRIIWQTIKDKFIYPYLDIDLKYYDLGLEYRDETNDQVTIDAAEAIKKYSVGVKCATITPDEARVEEFKLKQMWLSPNGTIRNALGGTVFREPIVIPRIPRLVPGWEKPIIIGRHAFGDQYRAKDLVAPGPGKLSMVFTPEGGEPQEIEVFQFKNGGGVAQTQYNTDESITGFAHASFKLAIDKGLPLYMSTKNTILKKYDGRFKDIFQELYDTQYKKQFEAKKIWYEHRLIDDMVAQMVKSKGGYIMALKNYDGDVQSDIVAQGFGSLGLMTSVLITPDGKTFESEAAHGTVTRHYREHQKGNETSTNPIASIFAWTRGLVQRGKLDDTPELVAFAESLEQACIDTVDKDGIMTKDLALACGKNERSDYVTTNEYLNAVERRMKNILKEKL